GTCCGAAACTGGAATTTCCAGAAAAACATCTAGAAAATAATCTTCTAGAACCACTACATCAAGAAGCTGATTCTAGTGTTGTCCCTATGGACATAGAAGAAAAAATGTCAAAAATATTTGAAAGATATAAAGCACTTTTTAGTAACGAAAGGGGTGATAATATATACTTTCGAGGTCTCTTAAACCTGCGAAAGTATCTTACTTATCACAAAGAAGATATTAACAATCATCTCGAAACAATTCTACCGATACTAGATGGATTGTTACAAATCATACAGACAAAATTAAAAGGTCGTGTAGATTACGATCTGCTTTTAACAATTACCGATATTATAAAATCCTTTAAGGAAGTCTCAAATGCCCAAAAGACAGGTGACCCTGTTTTTGAAATGGAGTCTTCTTCTCTTTATCCAAAATTGGAATTTTCGGAAAACTCTAAGGAAAATGTACCAACCTCATCAGAAGAACCTTTTGATGAAATGCAAACTACAGAAGGCAGCCCTCCCTTTCTTTTAAGTTCGGAATTAGAAACAGTGAGCTCTTGTGAAGCTCTTCCAGTTACAGTGGAAGATTGTGTTCAGGCTATCAGTGAAGTTGTCCAAAAAATCAAATCTGAAATAAATTTCGAACCTTCCGAATTGGAAGATTTCACCTGTCCAATCACTTTAGAGATTTTTAAGGATCCTGTAATTGATCGTCATGGACATACTTTTGAGAGAAGTGCTATTGAAAGCCACCTTAAGACACGAAATGTATGCCCCTTAAGTAATGAACCTATAACAAGAGAAGAGCTGACCCCTAATCGTATACTTCGCCAGAAGATTGAAACCGTAAAATCTCAAGACCCTGTTCCTACTTTTTCTCTTTTTAGAGAAGAAAATCCAAAGCTCGCTGGGATCGCTATTAGACATGCCCAAACTTACACTCTAGAAGAAGAATATCAAAGCGCTTTAGAAAGTTACGCCAAGGCATTTCAATATACCAAACACTGGAGTGACTATGTGGAATTACCAACATTATTTGAAAAAATGCAAGAACTGGAGAAAGCTATTTTTGCTTATTTATATTTAAGTCGTTATCAACTTGAAGATGGAAAAATTGAGCAAGCTATTCAGACTTTGGAAAAATGTAGAGAACATGTGGAAGATCCTGAGAGATCCAAGGAAATAAGTTCTTTATTAGATAAACTTTATCAGCTAAGAATATAAGATTATCAGGGTGATAAAGTCGTTTTCTTTGTTAGATAAACTAAGCTTTAGGTGGTGAATGGATTTCTAAATGTTGGGTATTAAAAGGTTGTTATTCGGCTTAACAAAGAACAGTTCATTAAAATACATTATGGATCTAGACAACTTAAGGTTTATTTTTTCTTGCTTTTTTAGCGTTGGTGGGACGTAACCTAAATGAACTTTAGTAGTAGTACAACCTGTGGAAGTAAAACACAAATAGGTAGAAAAAAATGTTTTATTTTCATATAAATCCCTCCAAAATAACCTTGATTGTATAAAGATGGATTATTTTATGCAAGTGAGTGAATCAAAATTTTAAGTTTGTATTTTTTCGCTTTAATCTAATCCTGAGATTGGATATGATGGGGCAAAGAAAAAATAACTGACCTTATGTATCAAGTCCAATTTATGGAGAGAGCGAAAGGGATGAGGCACGAGTATTACCCAGAAGTTCAACTCCATGAGAGTTGTACGAGGGGTAATGCGAAGTGGATCGTTCTTTGTAGTCTTTCCATAGGTTGTATTTAGTGTGTAATGTCAGAAAAAAGGAACAGTGAACCAAAATACAGCTTATGAGGCAAATTGGGTATATCCAGAAGTTGACATTGAGTGGCAAAAAAAGATTGTTAGCGAATTTCATATTCACCCCGTAATTGCACAAGTTTTAGATGCGAGAAAGTTTAAAAATATTGAAGAGATTCATTATTTTCTGTACGCCAGGTTGCCAGACCTTTTTGATCCAGATAAATTCTCAGACATGCCAAAAGCTGTCGAACGTGTTGTGTCGGCTCTAGATGAGGGCCAAAACATCCTGATTTATGGAGATACCGACGTCGATGGTATGACAGGCACGGCTCTTTTGACAGAATTTTTGCGCGGAATTGGTGCAAAAGTCTATCCCTATTTGCCCCAGCGCAATTCCATGAAGCAAAAAGTCATGTTGGATGCTCTCGATTATGCGTTGAAAAAAGATTGCAAACTAATGATCACGGTTGATTGCGGAATTACTTCTGCAGATGCCATTGATGAGTTTGTCAAAATGCATATCGATGTCATCGTCACAGATCACCATGAACCCACACACCGTATTCCTAACACTGTTGCCACACTCAATCCAAAATTGATCGAAGGGGCTTATCCAAATCGGGATTTAACAGGAGTTGGTGTTGCATTTAAATTGGTGCATGCCCTTTCAAAGCATCTTGTGAGCAAGAAAAATATTGAAAGAACCTTTTTGAATATTGAAAGTTATTTAGATCTGGTCATGTTGGGCACCATTGCAGATATGGGATCGCTAAGAGGTGAAAATCGTATTTTGGTGCGCTATGGATTGTCTCGATTACAAAAGACAAAACGCATTGGACTAATTGAACTGATGAAAATATGCGATATTAAACAAGATGAGGTTACAACCACCGATGTGTCGACGAAAATTGCGCCAAGATTGAATAGTGCGGGAAGGATTGATGAACCCAGAAAGGGTGTCGATTTGTTGCTTGTGCATAATGAAAAAGATGCAGTGGCGTTAGCAAAAGAATTGGATTTGAACAACGTGCAGCGCCAAAGAATTGAAAAAGAAGTCTCTGATGATATTGAAAGAATATTAGCAGCAGATCCGAGTATTTTGGAAAATAAAGCCATTGTATTAGCCTCTAACGAGTGGCATTCTGGCGTGATACCCATTTTAGCTGCTCGCATTGCAAAACAGTACAACAGGCCTTGTGTGCTCATAGCTCAAGAAGAAAGGGTGTGTAAAGGTTCTTTGAGAACGATTCAAGAATTCCCCTTGCTTCCTTTTTTAAAACAGACAGGAGATTTGCTCCTAAATTATGGAGGGCATGATTTTGCAGCAGGCTTAACGATTCTCAATGAAAATATCCCTAGCTTTATTGAACGCTTTGTAAAACTTGCCAATCAGCATTTAGAAGAATCCGATGTGATCGCTAAAGTGAGCTTAGATGGGTTTATTGATTTTAAAGATCTCACCTTCGAATTGATGGACTCTTTTCAGCTTTTTGAACCTTTTGGAAATGAAAATCCAACTCCCATTTTTTATGCGAATGTGAACCAGAATTGGTATCCTAAAGTTGTGGGAAATCAACATCTGAAGATGTATCTAGAACAAGAAGATCGGGTCCTTGAAGGAATTGCCTTCAATATGGCGCAAAGACGCTCCCAAATCGCCAAAAAAAACATCAAACTACAAATTGCTTTTTCTCCTCAGATCAATCGATTTTTAAACAAAAGTAGCCTTCAATTAATCATCCGCGATTTTAAGATCATCAGCTAATAGTGTCACTGCCTTAACATCTTTGTCATCATCCATTGGCGTTTGTATTGAAACTGCCTGTTGAAGGGGGGAAGTAGAAGGTGCAAAGTCATCGTCGGAATCATAATAATCAGAAGAATCGTAATCAGTACTGCACTCATAATAGTAGGCATCTGGCTTAAGATCATTTCCATCTGGCTTGATTTGAAACTCTTTTTCTTGAGGATTTTCAAGTGTTTTTGCATTTTCTAAAAATGTTTTTTTTGTGAGAGGTAAACTGGTTTTTTCGAATACAAATTCTCTTTGTTCAAAAGAAAGCGTTGCACTACTCGTTGCACGATATACATATCCCGGATAACGTTCTGAACCAAATACCCTTTTTCTGATGAGTCGATATTTAGCTTTTGTAGCTCCTGCTAGAAGAGTGTTTTCTAATTGGCGATACGCATCATCTCCTGCAAGAGTAACATGGACGCGATCTTTAACTGTTTGTATCTGTGTACAAGCCTTAAAAAATAGAGGGACAGTTCCTTGAAATGCCTCTCTGTCTTTTGGAGAAGAACCACCAAAAGGGCCATTCCAATGGATTCTTTGAAATCGCTGTCCTTTAAAGGTGATATGAAGTTGTTTTGCATCAATACCAAATAAGACGCGAACACCTTGTTTCATCAATCTTTTAACTCTTTGGAGAGCGTCATCTGTTGCAGGGTTCCCAAGTTCAGTTGCAGTAATTGAGGAAGCGAGGCGTAAGTGGGTGTCTTTATGTTTGTTGATGAGCGCTTCTGTGTAACTAAGATCAAGTTCTCCAACAAAAAGGCGTCTTTTGCAGCTTCTTTTAAGATTTAGATTTTGCGGTGCTAAACGATGTAAATCTAAAAGGACGCGCATTTTTTGTGCTTTATAAGAAGTGCGTTGTAAAAAGAATAAAAATATTTCACAAGGAAGGGTTTCTTTTGGCTTAAGCGCTCTTGCTTTTTCATAAAAACGTCTTGCTTGATAGAGGTGTTTTTGTTTGATTGCGTCTTGCATTTCTGCAAGGTATTTTTGGGATTGCTTTTCTGGATCATCAAGTACAACATTTGCCTCAATGTTTGGTGACATTGGTTTAATAATCATTAAAAAATTGAAAAATTGAATGAGCACAAATCCATTGGGAAGTTCTTGGATGTCGTGAATATCTTGATTCTCAATATTTACAATATCAGGAGAGGTGCTTTCTCCCCTACCTAAGATTAAATGTACACCCGATCCTCGTGTATCAGTCCCAAAGATAATTGATCCATTGGCAAGTGTTGAAAATGCTTTAACTCCCCAAGATCCAGCTTCAAAATATGAGAAGGTTTTTTCGGAAATATAATATAAACCCATACGGGGGGTATAGCCAGAAGTGGCATCAAAAACAAGAGTATTAGGATCGATTTTTTTCAATATTTGTACTTTTGCAAGCATCTCCCAAAATTTTTCATCTTCCCAGATTTCTAATTTTTGTGTTTCGGCATTCCAAAGACCGATAGTTTTGGAATCCTTGTATAAGATGAGCAAAACATCTTCAGCAACACAGAATAATTCTTCTATTTCTAATCTATTTGGAGTTATTTGAGATGTATGATCTTCAAAGAGCATATTTCCTGCCAGGTCTAAGTAGAACTTTTTGAGTTCCTTAGAGACAACAAAAAAATTGTGCGACAAAACGCGCACTTTGCCTTCAAATTGTTTGACTACTTCGTTATTTTTAGTATCAAATAAGGTTGTTTTATTCAGTAACAAGTAACGCTCATTGAACAAAAAAATATCGGTAATTTTAAATTCTAATGTTGAACATCTGGTACCAAAATATAAATTGCCTGCTGTATCTGCAATAACTAATCCACCATCTGGAAGTTCAGCAAAAGCTGCAATTTCACCAGGAATTGAAAACACAGAATGTGATTGATTTTCCCAATCCCAAGTTGTGACAGTATTGATAAAAAAATAACTCACACAGCCATCTGATCTTATGAGAATCTTTGCTTTTGGAGGTAATTCTTCCAACTTTCGATGTATTACCCACCTTGTGCCTCTAGGTAGTCTGCTAAATGAGACGGTGTTTGAAGAAGGATCGTAAACGGGATGTATCGTGCTATTTTGTAAGAAATATTGCATCTTTTCAACAAATGTATAAACTCGCGTGTGTAATTGAGGGCACATTGGAGGCAGCTGAACAAGTAACTCTTTACCGTCATGATTAATGATAGCAACAACTATCCTTGGATCAAATACAGAGATACCGGGTTTTTTGAAAAATTCAATAGTAGCGTCTGGTGTTACATGAAAACCTATGCGTTGTGGGACTGGTAATGACATTGCTTGGTACCTCCTTAATGCTAATGGAAATATTTTGAGGCATCAGGCAAAAAAAAACCAGCACTTTTGCTGGTTTTTTTAGGGGTAAGTTAAAGTAGTGGTTTAGACGTTGACAACTTCTCTTTTCTCAACATGATTTTTCTTGTACTCTTCCATGTCATTCGTGTGAATCACCCAAGCAGCGCCTTTTCTGTGCGCTTTGAGTTGTCCCACGCGTGTTGCGTAATAAATCTTCTGTGCAGGTACACCAAGTATTTGAGCCACTTGATTAATTGAGTAATATCCTTTGTCATTATCAAATAAAAGCTCGCCTTCATACATCGATTTTGTGCGAGAATATTTGCCGTCAGTATATTCTTGAAGATCTTTTAAATTGATCACCCAACGAGTCGTTGCTTTGAAAGCTTTGAGTTTCTTTTGTTTGATAGCGACATAGATTGCTTGTCTTGTCACATTATTAATGCGTGCAGCCTCAGTAATCGATACGATTTTTTCTTGGCTGTTTTCCTCGTGGGGTTGAGGTATATTTAATGTTTCTGGGTTATTATGATCCATATTTTGCCCTTTGTTGTTTTATTGTTTTAATTAAAAGTTTAATTCAAATCTGAAATAATTGTTGCATAAAACGCTTTTGAAAGCAAGGCTTTCTTTAAAAAAATAGAGAATTATCTAATTTATTACAAATTTTTTAGTGATTTTTAGGAATAAGTTTTAAACGACTGATATTCAGTGATTTGAAAAATGAGGGTTGGAGTTAAATGAGGACTTTTTGTATGCTTTGCGATATGCGGAATTTCAAATTCTTTTTTCTTTTTTTTCTTTTCCCTCTTTTTTTATTAGCTAAAGCACCCGATTTGACCAATAAAGATGTCCATGTCATTTTAAATCAGATATTTAGGGAACATGCCAAATATAAAGAATTAGATGAAAAAATCGCTCAAAGGGCCCTACATTTATTCATAGAAGAATTGGACTTAGCTAAGGTTTATTTCACTCACGACGAAGTGATGCGCTTTTTGAAGCCTTCTAAGGAGCTTACCCGGAAAGTGGTCCATGAGTTTAAAAATAAAGAGTATAAAACTTTTTTTACCATTTGTGCTCTGATGGCTCAAGCGATTAAAAGAAAGGAAGAATTCTCTAAAGCCTTAAAAGCGAAGCATTTACCCAACCTGGTTCAGGTAGAAGAGTTTAAGAATATGGAATTTGCGAAAAATACCGTTTGTCTTCTTGAGCGTCAGTTGAGACTGAAGGGACTCCAATATCAAGCAATGAAGAAATTAGATGAAGATTTGCAAGATAAGTATTTAGAGAGGGTTGAAAAATATGAGCGTAATTTTGAAGAGCAAATTTTGGAAAAAGATGAAAAAAAGCGCTCTAACTTCGTCTATTCCAATATTTTAAAGGCAGTTGCCGCGAGTTTGGATGCGCATACGCATTATCTCACCCCCCAGGAAGCGACCCAATTCATGATTCAGGTACAGGGCAAAGTTTTTGGGATTGGGGCCCAATTGCAGGATGATTTAAATGGCTTGACGATCACTAAAATTATGAAAGGCGGGCCTTGCGAAAAGCATGGAAGTATTCACTTAAAAGACCGTATTGTGGCTGTCGATAAAGAACCCATAGTAGGATGGAGTATTTTGGATGCTGTGGCTCTGATCCGTGGGGAAAAGGGCAAGTCTGTGCAACTCACCATTATTCGAAAAGATAAGGATAAAAAAGAGCAAAAACTGGATGTGGAAATCATCCGAGATGAGATTGTCATTGAGGAAATTCGATTAGAAAAAGAACAGATTCCTTTTGGTGATGGGGTAATTGGCTATTTTAGGCTGCATTCTTTTTATGAAGATCTTAAAACGTCTTCTGCCAAAGATATTGAAAAGGGAATTAAAGAAATGCAAAAGAAAAATTTGCATGGAGTGATTTTAGATCTTAGAGATAACAGTGGAGGACTATTGCCTTCTGCGATCGATGTGACCTCCCTTTTTATCAGAAAGGGTGTGGTTGTTTCAATGAAAGATAATGATGGAAAAATCATGCATTTTAGAAATTTAAATGCGCAAGTTGCCTATTTAGGGCCTTTGATTGTGCTAGTCAATAAACTGTCTGCATCTGGTAGCGAGATTGTAGCACAAGCTTTGCAAGA
The nucleotide sequence above comes from Chlamydiota bacterium. Encoded proteins:
- the recJ gene encoding Single-stranded-DNA-specific exonuclease RecJ produces the protein MNQNTAYEANWVYPEVDIEWQKKIVSEFHIHPVIAQVLDARKFKNIEEIHYFLYARLPDLFDPDKFSDMPKAVERVVSALDEGQNILIYGDTDVDGMTGTALLTEFLRGIGAKVYPYLPQRNSMKQKVMLDALDYALKKDCKLMITVDCGITSADAIDEFVKMHIDVIVTDHHEPTHRIPNTVATLNPKLIEGAYPNRDLTGVGVAFKLVHALSKHLVSKKNIERTFLNIESYLDLVMLGTIADMGSLRGENRILVRYGLSRLQKTKRIGLIELMKICDIKQDEVTTTDVSTKIAPRLNSAGRIDEPRKGVDLLLVHNEKDAVALAKELDLNNVQRQRIEKEVSDDIERILAADPSILENKAIVLASNEWHSGVIPILAARIAKQYNRPCVLIAQEERVCKGSLRTIQEFPLLPFLKQTGDLLLNYGGHDFAAGLTILNENIPSFIERFVKLANQHLEESDVIAKVSLDGFIDFKDLTFELMDSFQLFEPFGNENPTPIFYANVNQNWYPKVVGNQHLKMYLEQEDRVLEGIAFNMAQRRSQIAKKNIKLQIAFSPQINRFLNKSSLQLIIRDFKIIS
- a CDS encoding hypothetical protein (Early upstream open reading frame), producing MDHNNPETLNIPQPHEENSQEKIVSITEAARINNVTRQAIYVAIKQKKLKAFKATTRWVINLKDLQEYTDGKYSRTKSMYEGELLFDNDKGYYSINQVAQILGVPAQKIYYATRVGQLKAHRKGAAWVIHTNDMEEYKKNHVEKREVVNV
- the prc_1 gene encoding Tail-specific protease, translating into MLCDMRNFKFFFLFFLFPLFLLAKAPDLTNKDVHVILNQIFREHAKYKELDEKIAQRALHLFIEELDLAKVYFTHDEVMRFLKPSKELTRKVVHEFKNKEYKTFFTICALMAQAIKRKEEFSKALKAKHLPNLVQVEEFKNMEFAKNTVCLLERQLRLKGLQYQAMKKLDEDLQDKYLERVEKYERNFEEQILEKDEKKRSNFVYSNILKAVAASLDAHTHYLTPQEATQFMIQVQGKVFGIGAQLQDDLNGLTITKIMKGGPCEKHGSIHLKDRIVAVDKEPIVGWSILDAVALIRGEKGKSVQLTIIRKDKDKKEQKLDVEIIRDEIVIEEIRLEKEQIPFGDGVIGYFRLHSFYEDLKTSSAKDIEKGIKEMQKKNLHGVILDLRDNSGGLLPSAIDVTSLFIRKGVVVSMKDNDGKIMHFRNLNAQVAYLGPLIVLVNKLSASGSEIVAQALQDYGRALIVGETSFGKGTAQMFTLDGSATGKVNPKGEFKVTKGVYYTVSGKSPQLVGVKPDIEMLGITNALELSEEFSKYPLENDQIQDHFDDELADIPFFQRQRLKEMYKIGRQKKEDLFAQYLDTLKTNQKVRTEKDQDYQAFLKALKNNDENYELKMRDFQKEEAVALLKDFIFMQQFRSTKAA